A part of Prolixibacteraceae bacterium genomic DNA contains:
- a CDS encoding histidine kinase codes for MNSQKLITSFKDGQYNKPIRYIFHTLYILGFLFIFIPSYGSPWPIELPRFFFRDVFEYSLISCFVYILYIIKNSVTQQKRNTSLSISIITMVGVLITLAYFKNHHHYYNTTSYYNPSYSDIIEDFMQYIGFGTLLFSSFILIDNINILFKGRYYKMKEALEEATNQLLRQQFHPHFMFNALNSIYSMALNSHTETPEAILKLSAMMRYLTDEITVRRIPISREVKFLKDYISIEKIRFGEEANIKITEEGDLNNKFIEPLLLIPLVENAFKHGFYNNNMDSYVHMSISIKGDIFTFTIENSIIRNRNKIEEREGKGIKNLNERLDLSYPNKYDLTLLNKETSYLATLQITITT; via the coding sequence ATGAATTCTCAAAAACTGATTACCTCATTTAAAGATGGTCAATACAATAAACCTATTCGTTATATTTTTCACACCCTATACATCCTAGGCTTTTTATTCATTTTTATACCATCATATGGCTCACCATGGCCTATCGAATTACCGAGATTCTTCTTCCGAGATGTATTTGAATATAGTCTAATCAGTTGCTTTGTATATATACTCTATATCATTAAAAATAGCGTAACACAGCAAAAAAGGAATACCTCTCTTTCCATATCCATAATTACGATGGTCGGAGTACTTATAACCCTAGCATATTTTAAGAACCATCATCATTATTATAATACTACTAGTTATTACAATCCAAGTTATTCAGATATAATTGAAGACTTCATGCAATATATAGGCTTTGGGACCCTTCTCTTCTCGTCTTTTATCTTAATTGACAACATCAACATACTATTCAAAGGTCGATACTATAAGATGAAAGAGGCTCTAGAAGAAGCAACAAATCAGCTCTTACGTCAACAGTTTCACCCTCATTTCATGTTCAATGCTCTCAATTCGATATACAGTATGGCGTTAAATTCACACACTGAAACACCTGAAGCCATACTCAAGCTATCAGCAATGATGAGATATCTTACCGATGAGATAACTGTCCGAAGAATACCTATCAGTAGGGAGGTCAAGTTCCTTAAAGACTACATCTCCATTGAGAAGATACGTTTTGGAGAAGAAGCCAACATAAAGATAACTGAAGAAGGAGATTTAAATAATAAATTTATCGAACCATTACTTCTAATCCCACTAGTAGAGAACGCATTCAAACATGGTTTCTATAATAACAATATGGATTCATACGTTCATATGTCTATTTCAATAAAAGGTGATATCTTCACCTTCACAATAGAGAATAGTATTATAAGAAACAGAAATAAAATAGAGGAACGAGAAGGCAAAGGAATAAAAAATTTGAATGAAAGATTAGACCTAAGCTACCCAAACAAATACGACCTCACGCTTCTTAATAAAGAAACC